The following coding sequences lie in one Eschrichtius robustus isolate mEscRob2 chromosome 10, mEscRob2.pri, whole genome shotgun sequence genomic window:
- the LZTS1 gene encoding leucine zipper putative tumor suppressor 1: MGSVSSLISGHGFHSKHCRASQYKLRKSSHLKKLNRYSDGLLRFGFSQDSGHGKSSSKMGKSEDFFYIKVSQKARGSHRPDYAALSSGDLGGQAGVDFGPCTPPKLMPFSNQLEMDLEKGAVRPTAFKPVLPRSGAILHSSPESASHQLHPAPPDKPKEQELKPGLCSGALSDSGRNSMSSLPTHSTTSSYQLDPLVTPVGPASRFGGSAHNITQGNILQDSNMTSLKALSFSDGGSKLAHPSKVDKGSIRSPISTDQCTIQELEQKLLEREGELQRLHRSFEEKELAASQAYEERPRRCKDEPEGLEPKGKLKSAAQKSQRAQQVLHLQVLQLQQEKRQLRQELESLMKEQDLLETKLRSYEKEKTSFVPALEETQWEVCQKSGEISLLKQQLKESQTEINAKASEILNLKAQLKDTRGRLEGLELKTQDLESALRTKGLELEVCENELQRKKNEAELLREKVNLLEQELLELQAQASLPRGRDTAALAPASAVPEDVPALQRELERLRAELREERQGHDQMSSGFQHERLVWKEEKEKVIQYQKQLQQSYLAMYQRNQRLEKTLQQLARGDGAGEPFEIDLEGADIPYEDIIATEI; encoded by the exons ATGGGCAGCGTCAGCAGCCTCATTTCCGGCCACGGCTTCCACAGCAAGCACTGCCGGGCCTCCCAGTACAAGCTGCGCAAGTCCTCGCACCTCAAGAAACTCAATCGGTATTCAGACGGGCTGCTGAGATTTGGCTTCTCCCAGGACTCGGGTCATGGCAAGTCGAGCTCCAAAATGGGCAAGAGTGAAGACTTCTTCTATATCAAGGTCAGCCAGAAGGCCCGGGGCTCCCACCGCCCCGATTACGCTGCACTGTCCAGTGGGGACCTAGGGGGCCAGGCCGGGGTGGACTTCGGCCCATGCACCCCACCCAAGCTCATGCCCTTCTCCAACCAGCTAGAAATG GACTTGGAGAAGGGTGCTGTGAGACCCACGGCCTTCAAGCCGGTGCTGCCACGGTCGGGCGCCATCCTCCACTCGTCCCCCGAGAGCGCCAGCCACCAGCTGCACCCCGCGCCTCCAGACAAGCCCAAGGAACAGGAGCTGAAGCCCGGCCTGTGCTCCGGGGCGCTGTCTGACTCCGGCCGGAACTCCATGTCCAGCCTGCCTACTCACAGCACCACCAGCAGCTACCAGCTGGACCCGCTGGTGACGCCGGTGGGGCCCGCCAGCCGCTTTGGGGGCTCGGCCCACAACATCACTCAGGGCAACATCCTCCAGGACAGCAACATGACGAGCCTGAAGGCCCTGTCTTTCTCCGACGGGGGCAGCAAGCTGGCCCACCCGAGCAAGGTGGACAAGGGCTCCATCCGCTCCCCCATCTCCACGGACCAGTGCACCATCCAGGAGCTGGAGCAGAAACTGCTGGAGAGGGAGGGTGAGCTCCAGAGGCTGCACCGCAGCTTTGAGGAGAAGGAGCTGGCTGCCAGCCAGGCCTACGAGGAGCGACCGCGGCGCTGCAAGGACGAGCCGGAGGGGCTGGAGCCCAAGGGCAAGCTGAAGTCCGCGGCACAGAAGAGCCAGCGCGCCCAGCAGGTGCTGCACCTGCAGGTGCTCCAACTCCAGCAGGAGAAGCGGCAGCTGCGGCAGGAGCTCGAGAGCCTCATGAAGGAGCAGGACCTGCTGGAGACCAAGCTCAGGTCCTATGAGAAGGAGAAGACCAGCTTCGTCCCCGCGCTGGAGGAGACGCAGTGGGAG GTGTGCCAGAAGTCTGGCGAGATCTCTCTCCTGAAGCAGCAGCTGAAGGAGTCCCAGACGGAGATCAACGCTAAGGCCAGCGAGATCCTCAACCTGAAGGCACAGCTGAAGGATACGCGGGGCAGGCTGGAGGGTCTGGAGCTGAAGACGCAGGACCTGGAGAGCGCGCTGCGCACCAAGGGCCTGGAGCTGGAGGTCTGCGAGAACGAGCTGCAGCGCAAGAAGAACGAGGCGGAGCTCCTGCGGGAGAAGGTGAACCTGCTGGAACAGGAGCTGCTGGAGCTGCAGGCCCAGGCCTCCCTGCCGCGGGGCCGGGACACGGCCGCCCTGGCGCCTGCCTCCGCCGTCCCCGAGGACGTGCCTGCCCTGCAGCGGGAGCTGGAACGGCTGCGGGCCGAGCTCAGGGAGGAGCGGCAGGGCCACGACCAGATGTCCTCGGGCTTCCAGCATGAGCGGCTGGTatggaaggaggagaaggagaaggtgaTCCAGTACCAGAAGCAGCTGCAGCAGAGCTACCTGGCCATGTACCAGCGGAACCAGCGCCTGGAAAAGACGCTGCAGCAGCTGGCCCGCGGGGATGGTGCAGGGGAGCCCTTTGAGATTGACCTCGAAGGAGCTGACATCCCTTATGAGGACATTATCGCCACCGAGATCTGA